A stretch of the Methylacidiphilum caldifontis genome encodes the following:
- a CDS encoding LysM peptidoglycan-binding domain-containing protein encodes MEEKKSAPQKPSFGLRVIVILIFLLGLQLLIIGSVSIYSLLHSKGKVLIQKNVFPSNNFIPPSQQKVISKEEQENQKEQEQKKEQSQEDSSLHTTQHVVKQGETLQSIARHYRVSVFEIKTYNPNLGPSLVPGQKLIIPLKENQEAELSTLLKEVEGKRVYTVRQGDSLWKIAQRFHLSVKEIVEANGIKDPTKLKIGQELIIPYPKDVQKEQLPSSNPSPSESFPKQN; translated from the coding sequence ATGGAAGAAAAGAAGTCAGCTCCTCAAAAGCCTTCCTTTGGACTGAGAGTGATTGTTATTTTAATCTTCCTCTTAGGGCTTCAGTTGCTTATCATTGGTTCGGTTTCAATCTACTCTTTACTTCATTCCAAGGGAAAAGTTTTAATTCAGAAGAACGTTTTCCCATCCAATAATTTTATTCCCCCCTCTCAACAGAAGGTGATCTCCAAGGAAGAGCAGGAGAATCAGAAAGAACAGGAACAGAAAAAAGAACAATCCCAAGAAGATTCTTCTTTACATACAACCCAGCATGTTGTCAAACAAGGAGAGACCTTGCAGAGCATAGCAAGGCATTATAGAGTGAGTGTTTTTGAAATCAAAACATATAACCCTAATCTGGGTCCTTCACTGGTCCCAGGACAAAAATTAATCATTCCCCTAAAAGAGAACCAAGAAGCTGAGCTTTCTACTCTCCTTAAAGAAGTCGAAGGAAAAAGAGTATATACGGTTAGGCAAGGAGATAGTCTTTGGAAGATTGCCCAGCGGTTTCATCTTTCCGTTAAGGAAATTGTTGAGGCTAATGGGATAAAGGATCCAACTAAGTTAAAGATAGGACAGGAGTTGATCATTCCTTATCCAAAAGATGTCCAAAAAGAACAACTCCCTTCATCGAATCCTAGTCCTTCGGAAAGTTTTCCAAAACAGAATTGA
- a CDS encoding FtsW/RodA/SpoVE family cell cycle protein — protein sequence MHRLDLDPFNQKTKKFSQFSSLLLLGLTLTLLSIGIIALFSVSGKFVLGKESLASSLMFRQFLWVFVGLIFCFIFSFIDYHRLVEHSFFLLSCGFFLFLLCFVPGIGHKVHGSSRWISIGGFSVEPSEFTKIFLSLFLAQMLKKKKGRDLLYTSPKLITFLIVGLFIALLMISGDLGHSLLYFLLYVLYLYLDGFALKFILPTLGSGILLVLAVGLLMPERRSRLMAFLDMGQDIEGKAYQQWQSLIALGSGGLTGLGLGNSRQKMFYLPESTTDFIFPIIGEELGLLATLFIVGLYLGFVLTAGWISLFAPDKEGLMVGTSLSLLIGMQTLFNLGVVTGLLPNKGFPLPFISYGGSNLLFCLISVGILLNIQRQRSPEFRISIEQKGAQRSINL from the coding sequence ATGCACCGATTAGATTTAGATCCTTTCAACCAAAAAACAAAAAAATTTAGTCAATTTTCCAGTCTTTTACTTTTGGGATTAACATTAACTTTGCTTTCAATAGGCATCATTGCACTATTTAGTGTTTCTGGAAAATTCGTACTGGGTAAGGAAAGTTTGGCGAGCAGTTTAATGTTTCGGCAGTTTCTCTGGGTCTTTGTAGGGTTGATATTCTGTTTTATATTTAGCTTCATTGATTACCATAGACTGGTTGAGCATTCTTTTTTTCTTTTAAGCTGTGGTTTTTTTCTTTTCTTGCTCTGTTTCGTGCCTGGGATTGGGCATAAAGTTCACGGTTCGTCTCGCTGGATTTCGATCGGTGGATTTAGTGTCGAACCTTCAGAGTTTACAAAGATTTTTCTCTCGCTGTTTCTAGCCCAAATGTTGAAAAAGAAAAAAGGGAGGGATTTACTGTATACTTCGCCCAAACTTATCACCTTTTTAATCGTCGGCCTTTTTATCGCTCTTTTAATGATTTCTGGGGATTTAGGCCATAGCCTTCTCTACTTTTTACTTTATGTCCTCTATCTTTATTTAGATGGCTTTGCTTTGAAGTTTATTTTACCCACTTTAGGATCAGGTATCCTTCTTGTTCTTGCTGTGGGTTTGCTGATGCCTGAAAGAAGATCAAGGCTTATGGCTTTTTTAGACATGGGTCAAGATATAGAAGGTAAAGCTTACCAACAATGGCAGTCGCTCATCGCCTTGGGTTCGGGCGGATTAACTGGCCTGGGATTAGGCAATAGCCGTCAGAAAATGTTTTATTTACCTGAGTCAACGACCGATTTCATTTTTCCTATTATTGGAGAAGAGCTAGGGCTTTTAGCCACCCTTTTTATTGTGGGTTTGTATCTCGGTTTTGTTTTGACAGCGGGTTGGATTTCTTTATTTGCCCCTGACAAAGAAGGGCTGATGGTCGGTACATCCCTGAGCTTATTGATAGGGATGCAAACTCTATTTAATTTGGGGGTTGTAACGGGATTGCTTCCCAACAAAGGTTTCCCTTTGCCTTTTATAAGCTATGGGGGTTCGAATCTCCTTTTTTGCCTTATTTCAGTAGGCATTCTTTTGAATATTCAGCGTCAGCGCTCTCCTGAATTTCGTATCTCCATTGAACAAAAAGGAGCCCAGCGTTCAATCAACCTATAA
- a CDS encoding UDP-N-acetylmuramoyl-tripeptide--D-alanyl-D-alanine ligase: MELLSIEEIAKWVDGEIVGAKTPVLVSDISTDSRTLKTGDCFIALRGRNFDGMDFVADAVQKGAVAVVVDREPRSSASLSIPVIRVRDSLEALQRLARFYRKELKAKIVAITGSSGKTSTKEMVSSVLSQKYKTVCTSGNFNNQIGLPLSLLRMDKTTEYGVFELGTNHPGEIGVLAQLAAPDIVIITNIGSAHVGNFGSVDTLAKEKTDLLSFVSAKGVAILSDDDYWSKRLHTRSVGQVIWVGNQQNSVCWLDRLEMTERGIRYGICRHKEKFEVFLPTVSREMAKNSLFAAAVGFLSCLSSEEIAAGLRKTYFPAGRLTVHPIKNGFLIDDSYNANPESMLSALRALIEFPFPSKKIAIMGSMGELGSKSSAFHSMIGSFAGGLPLWSVILIGPNWKDMLEGFQSSSFPTDCIFGAEDIEEAYYCLRKLLNGRVTLLVKGSRFLKLDRIVEKVLCL; the protein is encoded by the coding sequence ATGGAGTTGCTCTCGATTGAGGAAATTGCGAAGTGGGTTGATGGAGAAATTGTTGGGGCTAAAACTCCGGTATTGGTTTCAGATATCTCTACTGACTCTAGAACGCTAAAAACGGGTGATTGTTTTATAGCCTTAAGGGGAAGAAATTTCGATGGCATGGATTTTGTCGCTGATGCGGTACAAAAGGGGGCAGTTGCCGTGGTGGTTGATCGAGAACCCCGTTCTTCGGCCTCTCTATCTATTCCGGTCATTAGGGTTAGGGATAGCTTAGAGGCCTTACAACGGCTTGCCCGATTTTATAGAAAAGAACTTAAGGCTAAGATCGTAGCCATTACAGGCAGTAGCGGCAAAACAAGCACTAAGGAAATGGTCAGTAGCGTTTTAAGTCAAAAATACAAAACGGTTTGTACGTCTGGGAATTTCAACAATCAGATAGGTTTGCCTCTTTCTCTTTTACGGATGGATAAAACAACCGAATATGGGGTTTTTGAATTAGGAACAAATCATCCGGGAGAAATTGGAGTTTTAGCTCAATTGGCTGCACCTGATATCGTTATAATAACGAATATTGGCAGTGCCCATGTAGGCAATTTTGGTTCGGTTGACACCCTAGCCAAAGAAAAGACCGATCTGCTTAGTTTTGTGTCAGCAAAGGGCGTGGCGATTCTAAGTGATGATGATTATTGGTCAAAGCGACTACATACTCGCAGTGTTGGACAGGTTATATGGGTAGGAAACCAGCAAAATTCAGTTTGTTGGCTTGACCGCTTAGAGATGACGGAAAGGGGAATTCGATACGGTATTTGCCGGCATAAAGAAAAATTTGAAGTTTTTCTGCCCACCGTTTCTAGAGAAATGGCAAAAAATTCTCTTTTTGCTGCAGCGGTTGGGTTTTTATCTTGCCTTTCTTCTGAAGAAATAGCAGCCGGTCTTCGAAAAACATACTTTCCTGCGGGTCGGCTGACTGTTCATCCTATTAAAAATGGATTTTTAATCGACGACAGCTATAATGCAAATCCCGAATCGATGTTAAGTGCCTTAAGGGCGCTGATTGAATTTCCTTTTCCTTCAAAAAAGATCGCTATAATGGGATCCATGGGTGAGTTAGGATCAAAATCGAGCGCATTTCATTCCATGATCGGATCGTTTGCTGGAGGACTGCCTCTTTGGTCAGTGATTTTGATTGGTCCTAATTGGAAAGATATGTTGGAGGGGTTTCAAAGCTCTTCTTTCCCGACAGATTGTATTTTTGGAGCAGAAGATATAGAAGAAGCTTATTATTGTTTGCGTAAACTTTTAAACGGAAGGGTTACCCTTCTTGTGAAAGGTTCAAGATTTTTAAAACTTGACAGGATTGTCGAAAAGGTTCTTTGTCTTTAG
- a CDS encoding UDP-N-acetylmuramoyl-L-alanyl-D-glutamate--2,6-diaminopimelate ligase, translating to MKLTQLLSSFDPLEIIGNSEVEISSLCYDSRKVSAGAMFFAWKGEKTDGHLYIGEAIKKKAQVIVCSEIPPEYTHRSVTFVKVRDPRRVLGKVASEYYGKPSDRLALVGVTGTNGKTTTSFLIRYLLEKQGMKSGIIGTVFYDTTQSCVSSNRTSPEGSDLQYLLYQMVQAGCGAGVMEVSSHAIDQGRIEGTNFQVGIYTNLSQDHLDYHRTMEQYQRSKENFVSYIQGGQRNTGAVVINVDDPRWGLFAEKLRGKKEMITVSAEGRKEATLKASSILCDRFSTTFNLEWAGKIFKARSSLLGYFNVENTLLALGATLLLGFPLERSISLLESFPGVPGRMERYYSKDGLLAIIDYAHSEDALSKLLHTLRSFQPSRIILVVGCGGDRDRTKRPKMAKVASDLADIVLFTSDNPRSESPEQIFDDMRPGVEVSKKVHWIVDREEAIRKAIIMANSKDIVCVAGKGHESYQEIAGVFYPFSDRLVVEKLLKERSEYGVALD from the coding sequence GTGAAACTCACTCAGTTGTTATCTTCTTTTGATCCGCTTGAAATCATAGGAAACAGCGAGGTTGAGATCTCCTCGCTGTGTTATGATTCTAGAAAAGTTTCAGCAGGGGCCATGTTTTTTGCCTGGAAAGGAGAGAAAACGGATGGTCATCTTTATATAGGAGAGGCAATCAAAAAAAAAGCCCAAGTAATTGTCTGTTCAGAAATTCCCCCGGAGTATACTCATCGTTCGGTTACCTTCGTAAAGGTCAGAGACCCTCGAAGAGTCCTTGGTAAAGTGGCATCTGAATACTATGGTAAGCCTTCTGACCGTTTAGCACTTGTGGGTGTAACCGGAACGAATGGGAAAACGACCACTTCCTTTCTGATCCGGTATCTTTTAGAAAAACAAGGGATGAAATCGGGTATTATAGGAACGGTTTTTTATGATACAACGCAGAGTTGTGTTAGCTCTAACCGCACAAGCCCGGAAGGAAGTGATCTTCAATATTTATTATACCAGATGGTTCAAGCGGGCTGTGGAGCTGGGGTAATGGAGGTTTCCAGTCATGCCATAGATCAAGGCAGGATTGAGGGGACAAATTTTCAAGTGGGTATTTATACCAACCTTAGCCAGGATCATCTCGATTATCATCGTACCATGGAGCAATACCAGAGAAGCAAAGAAAATTTCGTTTCTTATATTCAAGGTGGGCAAAGAAATACAGGAGCGGTAGTGATTAATGTTGATGATCCGCGATGGGGGCTGTTTGCTGAAAAGTTAAGAGGAAAGAAAGAAATGATTACTGTCAGCGCGGAGGGAAGAAAAGAAGCCACTCTTAAAGCCAGTTCTATTCTTTGTGACAGATTTTCAACGACTTTTAACTTAGAATGGGCAGGAAAGATCTTCAAAGCCAGAAGTTCTCTTTTGGGTTATTTCAATGTGGAAAACACATTGCTTGCTTTAGGAGCTACGCTTTTGCTAGGTTTTCCTCTAGAACGCTCGATTAGCCTTTTGGAATCTTTTCCTGGGGTTCCTGGCAGAATGGAAAGGTATTATTCTAAAGATGGTCTTTTAGCTATTATAGATTATGCCCATAGCGAAGATGCTCTGAGTAAATTGTTACATACACTAAGAAGTTTCCAGCCTAGCCGAATTATTCTAGTGGTTGGTTGTGGAGGGGATAGGGATAGAACAAAAAGACCAAAGATGGCCAAAGTTGCTTCTGATCTTGCTGATATTGTTCTTTTTACTTCTGATAATCCCCGAAGTGAATCCCCAGAGCAGATTTTTGATGACATGAGGCCGGGGGTTGAAGTATCTAAAAAAGTGCATTGGATTGTTGATCGTGAGGAGGCGATTAGAAAAGCGATAATAATGGCCAACTCGAAGGACATTGTTTGTGTTGCGGGTAAGGGACATGAGAGTTATCAAGAAATAGCAGGAGTGTTTTATCCTTTTAGTGACAGGCTTGTGGTCGAAAAGCTTTTAAAGGAAAGATCCGAATATGGAGTTGCTCTCGATTGA
- the mraY gene encoding phospho-N-acetylmuramoyl-pentapeptide-transferase, producing the protein MLYYLHYYSSYLGILNVFKYITLRAMGAAITSLVLCWLLGKPMISLLRKLKAGQPIRGKEVVRDLAALHGTKSGTPTMGGLLILLAVTISCLLWVIPTNKFFWLALLSMLFMGGVGFLDDFKKVVQKKHYGISGKIKLLAQAVVGAVVGIVLFSDPETCRLAQKLTIPFLKEAQPLEIGWMALPFFIIVVMGSSNAVNLTDGLDGLATGCTIGVAFVYAVFSYISGRADMSGYLFLPYIKGVGELAIFCSALIGACMGFLWYNCYPAAVFMGDTGSLAIGSALGVVAIIIGQELLLVIAGGIFVIEAASVILQVASFKLTGKRLFAMAPLHHHFELKGWSETAVTVRFWILSLLFGLLALSSLKIR; encoded by the coding sequence ATGCTTTACTATCTTCATTATTATTCAAGTTATCTGGGCATATTGAATGTTTTCAAATACATAACCCTTAGGGCTATGGGAGCGGCCATAACTTCGCTAGTCCTCTGTTGGCTATTAGGAAAACCTATGATCAGCCTTTTAAGAAAATTAAAAGCGGGTCAGCCGATTCGAGGCAAAGAGGTGGTGAGAGATCTTGCCGCACTTCATGGAACCAAATCGGGAACGCCAACGATGGGTGGATTACTCATACTTTTGGCCGTTACCATAAGTTGCCTGCTTTGGGTTATTCCTACGAATAAGTTTTTTTGGTTAGCCCTTCTCAGTATGCTTTTTATGGGAGGGGTAGGTTTTCTGGATGATTTTAAAAAAGTGGTGCAGAAAAAACACTATGGGATTTCTGGAAAAATTAAACTTTTGGCGCAGGCAGTTGTGGGAGCGGTTGTGGGAATCGTATTGTTTTCAGATCCAGAAACTTGTAGGCTAGCTCAAAAACTGACTATCCCTTTTCTTAAAGAAGCACAACCCCTAGAGATAGGCTGGATGGCTCTTCCTTTTTTTATCATTGTTGTTATGGGTAGCTCTAATGCCGTTAATCTGACTGATGGATTGGATGGCTTGGCTACTGGATGTACGATAGGCGTTGCTTTTGTCTATGCTGTCTTTTCATATATTTCGGGCAGAGCGGATATGAGTGGTTATCTTTTTCTTCCCTATATAAAAGGGGTTGGTGAGTTAGCTATCTTTTGTTCAGCCTTGATTGGTGCTTGCATGGGTTTCCTATGGTATAATTGTTATCCGGCAGCTGTTTTTATGGGTGACACAGGCTCTCTTGCTATTGGTAGTGCGCTGGGAGTTGTGGCCATTATTATTGGTCAAGAACTTCTACTGGTCATTGCCGGTGGAATATTTGTTATTGAAGCGGCATCGGTCATTTTGCAAGTGGCTTCGTTCAAGCTAACGGGAAAGCGGCTTTTTGCGATGGCTCCTCTTCATCATCATTTTGAGTTAAAAGGATGGAGTGAAACTGCAGTAACTGTCCGGTTCTGGATACTGAGTTTGCTCTTTGGTTTGCTCGCCCTCTCCAGTCTAAAAATCAGGTAG
- the murG gene encoding undecaprenyldiphospho-muramoylpentapeptide beta-N-acetylglucosaminyltransferase → MKGCNILIPCGGTGGHLFPGIAVAEKLMERGHKPLLVLSEKQVDREAIKNKNNLDWRSLPVVGWPGFFSKDIFSFSLKLFQGYKTCRCLFLNFKPDLVLAFGGFISALPLFLGLKKKIPLILHEANATAGLVTKLFSRFAQYVLLGMKECEIDISPGKKIFTGIPLRRELTIRKSREEACRSIGFDPLLKTIFIFGGSQGAQGINRLVVETLPYMVKRKDQLQFIHLTGPKDYDECLRIYNDLGYKALVESFSHRMAVYYSSADLVISRAGATTLTEICAYGLPSILIPYPYAANDHQMKNAQIFQKAKAAFLFEESKVSPELLLDTLSQILDDSQLAKKMGTIAQQMFKADSTDKIVEIVERCLSQRTKSF, encoded by the coding sequence ATGAAAGGATGTAATATTTTAATCCCCTGTGGAGGAACAGGAGGCCATCTCTTTCCTGGTATAGCTGTTGCTGAAAAACTGATGGAAAGAGGACATAAACCCTTGCTGGTTCTTTCAGAAAAACAGGTGGACAGAGAAGCCATAAAAAACAAAAACAACCTGGACTGGCGGTCTTTGCCGGTGGTTGGATGGCCAGGATTTTTTTCAAAAGATATTTTTTCATTTTCTTTAAAACTATTCCAAGGGTATAAAACATGTCGTTGTCTTTTTTTGAATTTTAAGCCGGATTTAGTTTTAGCTTTTGGAGGTTTTATTAGTGCGCTGCCTCTTTTTTTGGGTTTGAAGAAAAAGATCCCTTTAATTCTCCATGAAGCCAATGCTACAGCAGGACTTGTAACAAAGCTTTTCAGCCGATTTGCCCAATATGTTCTGTTAGGTATGAAAGAATGTGAAATCGATATTTCACCGGGTAAAAAAATATTTACAGGCATTCCTTTACGCAGGGAACTCACTATCAGAAAAAGCAGGGAAGAAGCTTGTCGGAGTATCGGTTTTGATCCGCTCCTCAAGACTATTTTTATTTTCGGAGGTAGTCAAGGGGCTCAGGGTATAAATCGGCTTGTTGTTGAAACCCTGCCTTACATGGTCAAACGCAAAGACCAACTTCAATTTATTCATCTTACCGGGCCAAAAGATTACGATGAATGCTTGAGAATTTATAACGATCTTGGTTATAAAGCTCTTGTAGAATCCTTTTCACATAGAATGGCAGTCTATTATAGTTCAGCGGATCTGGTGATAAGTCGGGCTGGGGCAACGACTTTGACGGAGATCTGTGCTTACGGGTTACCGAGCATCCTTATTCCTTATCCTTATGCGGCCAACGATCATCAGATGAAAAATGCACAGATTTTTCAAAAGGCAAAGGCGGCGTTTCTTTTCGAAGAGTCGAAGGTAAGCCCTGAGCTTCTCTTGGACACCCTAAGTCAGATTTTAGACGATAGCCAGTTGGCTAAAAAGATGGGTACAATCGCTCAGCAGATGTTTAAAGCGGACTCAACCGATAAGATAGTGGAGATAGTCGAACGATGTCTTTCCCAAAGAACGAAGTCATTTTAA
- a CDS encoding peptidoglycan D,D-transpeptidase FtsI family protein: MNSVFLQPPRTKKNPQKDNPRVRALIVFVLLGLGFTVISLRLIYIQLINHEKFMSMATTIHSVRKMLPAKRGQILDCKNVPLAQSFLTYRVRLDGMNVQEPTVTIKQLERILGLKEDSLLQNFRRMDRAYLLAKGIQEEKMQSLEEFQKGKLREWKKKRLPAQNFLTFEEEYSRIYPCGREAAQLIGYLDENGKGASGIEKALNSFLQGTPGERWIEKDVFGKEIAAYRGLEVKPIDGLNIILTLDSVIQHIVEEGIDRVEKEFSPNGIVAVVMNPKTGEILAMAQRPSFDPNKRQEWAIASTRNKSLTDPVEPGSIFKIVTLSAVLEEKLFSLDDSYINCENGAFFYGGKILHDSHPYGILSVREIVMKSSNIGFAKMGLELGENRLYRYARAFGFGEQSGMLSGQGESSGILYPPRLWSKLSITRIPIGQEIAVTPIQMVRAMAAIANHGYLIKPMIVKEIRDQQGKIIQSFSPNIVRRVVSDRTAKLATSALVSVISPKGTGAKAAVTGFTVAGKTGTAQKAIHGNYIKGKYISSFIGFLPAEDPEFVLMIMVDEPHGSQYYAASVAAPAFSVIASDIAQALNLTPQCVPAQAIRIEKNK, translated from the coding sequence ATGAATAGCGTTTTTCTGCAACCTCCACGAACAAAAAAAAATCCACAAAAGGATAATCCTAGAGTTAGGGCATTAATTGTATTTGTGCTGCTAGGTTTAGGGTTTACGGTTATTTCTTTACGACTCATTTATATTCAGCTCATTAATCATGAAAAGTTTATGAGTATGGCGACCACTATTCATAGTGTACGCAAAATGTTGCCGGCAAAAAGAGGACAGATCTTGGATTGTAAAAATGTTCCCTTAGCCCAGAGTTTTTTGACTTATAGGGTCAGGTTGGATGGGATGAATGTCCAGGAGCCAACAGTTACAATAAAACAGCTCGAACGGATTCTTGGCCTGAAGGAAGATTCCCTTTTGCAGAATTTCCGGCGCATGGATAGGGCTTATCTCTTGGCGAAGGGGATCCAAGAAGAAAAGATGCAATCACTTGAAGAATTTCAAAAAGGAAAACTAAGGGAATGGAAGAAAAAAAGGCTACCTGCACAAAATTTTTTAACATTTGAAGAAGAATATAGCCGGATTTATCCCTGTGGAAGGGAAGCTGCACAACTGATCGGATATCTTGACGAAAATGGCAAAGGAGCATCGGGCATTGAAAAAGCTTTGAATTCTTTTTTGCAAGGAACCCCGGGAGAAAGATGGATAGAAAAAGATGTTTTTGGCAAAGAAATTGCTGCTTATAGAGGCTTAGAAGTCAAACCGATCGATGGGCTTAACATCATCTTAACACTGGATAGCGTGATCCAACATATAGTCGAAGAGGGCATTGATAGGGTTGAAAAAGAATTTTCCCCCAATGGCATCGTGGCCGTGGTTATGAATCCCAAAACGGGCGAAATTCTAGCCATGGCTCAAAGGCCTTCTTTTGATCCCAATAAAAGACAAGAATGGGCTATAGCTTCTACCCGAAATAAGAGCCTGACCGATCCTGTTGAGCCTGGCTCAATTTTTAAAATAGTTACTCTATCGGCTGTCCTTGAAGAAAAGCTCTTTAGTTTGGATGATAGCTACATCAACTGTGAAAACGGGGCTTTTTTCTATGGAGGAAAAATTCTTCATGATAGCCATCCTTATGGGATCCTTAGCGTGAGAGAAATCGTCATGAAATCGAGCAATATTGGTTTTGCAAAAATGGGATTGGAGCTGGGGGAGAATCGACTTTATCGCTATGCCAGAGCCTTTGGTTTTGGTGAACAGAGCGGTATGTTGTCAGGACAGGGTGAATCTTCGGGCATACTTTATCCACCGCGATTATGGTCAAAACTTTCTATAACGAGAATACCAATAGGGCAAGAAATTGCGGTTACTCCCATCCAGATGGTTCGAGCGATGGCTGCTATAGCCAATCATGGTTATTTAATCAAGCCTATGATCGTTAAGGAAATCAGGGATCAACAAGGTAAAATTATTCAAAGCTTTTCTCCGAATATCGTCAGAAGAGTGGTTTCTGACAGGACGGCAAAGTTGGCTACTTCCGCACTTGTTTCAGTCATCTCACCAAAAGGGACAGGTGCCAAAGCGGCGGTCACGGGTTTTACCGTTGCGGGCAAGACGGGAACGGCTCAAAAAGCTATTCATGGAAATTATATAAAAGGCAAATATATTTCTTCATTTATCGGTTTTCTTCCTGCCGAAGATCCGGAGTTTGTTCTTATGATTATGGTTGATGAACCTCATGGTTCTCAGTACTATGCGGCTTCAGTAGCTGCTCCGGCATTTAGTGTAATTGCTTCTGATATTGCTCAAGCACTCAATTTAACCCCTCAATGTGTTCCTGCACAGGCTATTCGAATAGAAAAAAACAAATAA